One region of Rhodocaloribacter litoris genomic DNA includes:
- the polA gene encoding DNA polymerase I, producing MVSGKNGDGKVLYLLDAMALAYRAHFVFISRPLVNSKGQNTSAAYGFTTALLRLIEEHDIDHIAVVFDVMGAGGTFRDELYEAYKAHRDPPPEELLANLPLIKEIVRAMDIPVIEREGVEADDVIGTLARRAEADGAHVVIVSPDKDFQQLLSEAVSIYRPAHRGESFDPITLESFREKYGLEPHQFIDMLALMGDASDNVPGVPGIGEKTAMKLIQEYGSVENLVEHAAEVSGKRAREGLLAHAEDALLSKRLVTIKTDVDVGIDWEALHRKRPNLARLRALFRELEFNTLLPRVEAMFGEDGKAGTQGDLFDAGEEGHAGRSPAEEEDLAFDFGPYEQVRAHDAGAVDYAVVRDRKALDDLARTLAAQPVLSLDTETTSTEAMYASLVGLSFSWAPGQGRYVPTPMPDGTPTEAVLDALRKPLQQAHKVGQNLKYDLLVLARHGLRIEGPLFDTMVAHYLIAPEDPHGLDALARRYLNYRMIPISDLIGTGKNQLSMRDVPLDVVGPYACEDADVALQLVEILRAQLAEHELTAIAEEMEFPLIYVLADMELTGIRVDPDVLGEISAQLERELAELEAQIYEVAGERFNIGSTQQLGEILFERLGLRVVAKTATGRPSTKERVLEELATEHPLPGLILDWRQLAKLKSTYVDSLAALIHPETGRVHTTFNQTVTATGRLSSSNPNLQNIPVRTERGREIRRAFVPEPGWRLVSADYAQIELRILASLSGDEALIAAFRRGEDIHTATAARVFGVPPGEVTREQRRKAKEVNYGIPYGVSAFGLAQRLRIPVKEAQELINQYQRSFPGVTRYLAEQVEKARRLGYVETKLGRRRYVPDINARNRNVRSAAERIAVNMPMQGTQADMIKLAMVRIHRRLHREGRRSRMLLQVHDELLFEAPPEEVEALCALVREEMTAALPLDVPIEVDIGVGDNWLDAH from the coding sequence CGAAGCCTACAAGGCCCACCGGGACCCGCCGCCGGAGGAACTGCTCGCCAACCTGCCGCTCATCAAGGAGATCGTCCGGGCGATGGACATCCCGGTCATCGAGCGCGAGGGGGTGGAGGCGGACGACGTGATCGGCACGCTGGCCCGCCGGGCCGAAGCCGACGGCGCCCACGTCGTCATCGTCTCTCCCGACAAGGACTTCCAGCAGTTGCTCTCCGAGGCCGTCTCCATCTACCGGCCCGCCCACCGCGGCGAATCCTTCGATCCCATCACCCTGGAGAGCTTCCGGGAAAAATATGGCCTCGAACCGCACCAGTTTATCGACATGCTGGCCCTGATGGGGGATGCCTCCGACAACGTGCCCGGCGTGCCCGGCATCGGTGAGAAGACGGCCATGAAGCTGATTCAGGAATACGGATCGGTGGAGAACCTGGTCGAGCACGCGGCCGAGGTGAGCGGCAAGCGGGCCCGCGAGGGGCTGCTGGCACACGCGGAAGACGCGCTCCTGAGCAAGCGGCTCGTCACCATCAAGACGGACGTGGACGTCGGGATCGACTGGGAAGCCCTGCACCGGAAAAGGCCGAACCTGGCCCGGCTGCGGGCACTGTTCCGGGAACTGGAGTTCAACACCCTCCTGCCGCGCGTCGAGGCGATGTTCGGCGAGGACGGGAAGGCCGGCACCCAGGGCGATCTGTTCGATGCCGGCGAAGAGGGCCACGCAGGGCGGTCCCCAGCAGAGGAGGAAGACCTCGCGTTCGATTTCGGTCCCTACGAACAGGTACGCGCGCACGATGCCGGGGCGGTCGACTACGCCGTCGTGCGTGACCGGAAGGCGCTGGACGACCTGGCCCGGACCCTGGCGGCGCAGCCGGTGCTGTCCCTGGATACGGAGACGACCTCCACCGAGGCGATGTACGCCTCGCTGGTGGGGCTGTCGTTCTCGTGGGCGCCGGGGCAGGGGCGGTATGTCCCCACGCCGATGCCCGACGGCACCCCCACCGAAGCCGTGCTCGATGCCCTCCGCAAGCCCCTGCAGCAGGCCCACAAGGTGGGGCAGAACCTCAAGTATGACCTGCTCGTGCTGGCCCGGCACGGCCTGCGCATCGAAGGGCCGCTCTTCGACACGATGGTGGCCCACTACCTCATCGCACCCGAAGACCCGCACGGCCTCGATGCCCTCGCCCGGCGCTACCTCAACTACCGGATGATCCCCATCAGCGACCTCATCGGCACGGGCAAAAACCAGCTTTCGATGCGGGACGTTCCTCTCGACGTCGTGGGCCCCTATGCCTGCGAGGACGCCGACGTGGCCCTCCAGCTCGTCGAGATCCTCCGGGCCCAGCTTGCCGAACACGAGCTCACCGCCATCGCCGAAGAGATGGAGTTTCCCCTGATCTACGTCTTGGCGGACATGGAGCTCACCGGCATCCGCGTCGATCCGGACGTGCTGGGCGAGATCTCGGCCCAGCTGGAGCGCGAGCTGGCCGAACTCGAAGCGCAGATCTACGAAGTCGCGGGGGAACGGTTCAACATCGGCTCGACGCAGCAGCTCGGCGAGATCCTGTTCGAACGGCTCGGCCTCCGCGTCGTCGCCAAGACGGCCACCGGGCGCCCCTCGACGAAGGAGCGCGTCCTGGAAGAGCTCGCCACCGAACACCCGCTGCCCGGGCTGATCCTGGACTGGCGGCAACTCGCCAAGCTCAAGAGTACGTACGTCGACAGCCTGGCCGCGCTCATCCACCCGGAGACCGGGCGCGTGCACACCACCTTCAACCAGACCGTCACGGCCACGGGAAGGCTATCGTCTTCCAATCCCAACCTCCAGAACATCCCGGTGCGGACCGAGCGGGGGCGGGAGATCCGCCGCGCCTTCGTGCCCGAGCCGGGCTGGCGCCTCGTCTCGGCGGACTATGCCCAGATCGAACTGCGCATCCTGGCCTCCCTCAGCGGCGACGAGGCCCTGATCGCGGCCTTCCGGCGGGGCGAGGACATCCACACCGCCACGGCCGCCCGCGTCTTCGGCGTGCCCCCCGGGGAGGTCACCCGCGAGCAGCGGCGCAAGGCCAAGGAGGTCAACTACGGTATTCCGTATGGCGTCTCCGCCTTCGGGCTGGCCCAGCGGCTGCGCATCCCCGTGAAAGAAGCGCAGGAGCTCATCAACCAGTACCAGCGATCCTTTCCCGGTGTGACGCGCTACCTGGCCGAGCAGGTCGAGAAGGCACGGCGGCTGGGCTATGTGGAGACCAAGCTGGGGCGGCGACGGTATGTGCCGGACATCAACGCCCGCAACCGGAACGTGCGCTCGGCCGCCGAACGCATCGCCGTCAACATGCCCATGCAGGGGACACAGGCGGACATGATCAAGCTCGCCATGGTGCGCATCCACCGCCGCCTCCACCGCGAAGGACGCCGCAGCCGCATGCTCCTGCAGGTGCACGACGAGCTGCTCTTCGAGGCCCCGCCCGAAGAAGTCGAAGCCCTCTGCGCGCTCGTCCGCGAGGAGATGACCGCGGCGCTCCCGCTCGACGTCCCCATCGAGGTCGACATCGGCGTGGGCGACAACTGGCTCGACGCACACTGA
- a CDS encoding acyl-ACP desaturase: MDVVIPPEHTESYETEAKAAVLKELEPLVKDMMDEHLRKRRLWFPSDFLPSDEQMDEDEHRLLGRLRERARGIADPVRVAVVLNLLTEEGLPHFHRLLSTYLGDESVWNRWNFMWTAEEDRHGCVLRDYARDARLFKWREVEMMQYAYQEAGFTPEWDRDPYRVFVYTTLQERATQLSHQNTGKLVGDDEPLLKGILSSVAADEAKHFSFYRKVFRAILEIDPNRALESALAIMPSIDMPGVSMPNFRDMADIVRRAGIYGPWDYKKIVEEAISFWKIEVMTGLNEAGRKAQEKILNIPKRLQKVAEYIERRTQMKSFRFDFIYGRELAMG, from the coding sequence ATGGACGTCGTCATTCCTCCTGAGCATACGGAGTCATACGAGACCGAGGCCAAGGCGGCCGTGCTCAAGGAACTGGAGCCGCTCGTCAAAGACATGATGGACGAGCACCTTCGGAAGCGCCGGCTCTGGTTTCCGAGCGATTTCCTGCCCTCCGACGAGCAGATGGACGAGGACGAGCACCGCCTCCTCGGGCGCCTCCGCGAGCGGGCCCGCGGCATCGCCGACCCGGTGCGGGTGGCGGTCGTGCTCAACCTCCTCACCGAAGAGGGCCTGCCCCACTTCCACCGCCTGCTCTCAACCTACCTGGGCGACGAGAGCGTCTGGAACCGGTGGAACTTCATGTGGACGGCCGAGGAAGACCGGCACGGCTGCGTCCTGCGCGACTATGCCCGCGACGCCCGCCTGTTCAAGTGGCGCGAGGTGGAGATGATGCAGTATGCCTACCAGGAAGCCGGCTTCACCCCGGAGTGGGACCGCGACCCCTACCGCGTCTTCGTCTATACGACCCTCCAGGAACGGGCCACCCAGCTCTCGCACCAGAACACCGGCAAGCTCGTCGGCGACGACGAACCCCTGCTGAAGGGCATCCTCTCCAGCGTCGCCGCCGACGAAGCCAAACACTTCTCGTTCTACCGCAAGGTGTTCCGGGCCATTCTCGAGATCGACCCGAACCGGGCCCTGGAGTCGGCCCTGGCCATCATGCCGAGCATCGACATGCCGGGCGTCTCGATGCCGAACTTCAGGGACATGGCGGACATCGTGCGCCGGGCCGGCATCTACGGTCCCTGGGATTACAAGAAGATTGTGGAGGAAGCCATCTCCTTCTGGAAGATCGAGGTGATGACGGGGCTGAACGAGGCCGGGCGGAAGGCGCAGGAGAAGATTTTGAACATCCCGAAACGCCTGCAGAAGGTGGCCGAGTACATCGAGCGCCGGACGCAGATGAAGTCGTTCCGCTTCGACTTCATCTACGGGCGCGAACTGGCCATGGGGTGA
- the crcB gene encoding fluoride efflux transporter CrcB, whose protein sequence is MLKLALIAAGGAVGAVLRYVLSGLIQQWAGPDFPWGTLGVNVAGSFVIGLLWALAEYAPFGPRWTPFVFVGVIGAFTTFSTYALECVNLLRDGEVRLALLNLLASNLLALGAVVLGFFAARSLLTLAGR, encoded by the coding sequence GTGCTTAAGCTTGCCCTGATCGCTGCCGGAGGTGCCGTAGGGGCCGTGCTGCGCTACGTGCTGTCCGGCCTGATCCAGCAGTGGGCGGGACCGGATTTTCCCTGGGGTACGCTGGGCGTCAACGTCGCCGGGTCGTTTGTGATCGGCTTGCTGTGGGCCCTGGCCGAATACGCGCCCTTCGGACCCCGCTGGACGCCCTTCGTCTTTGTCGGGGTCATCGGAGCGTTTACCACGTTCTCCACGTATGCGCTCGAGTGCGTCAACCTGTTGCGCGACGGAGAAGTGCGCCTGGCCCTGCTCAACCTGCTGGCGAGCAACCTGCTGGCACTCGGGGCGGTCGTCCTCGGCTTCTTCGCCGCACGTTCCCTGCTCACGCTGGCAGGGCGTTGA
- a CDS encoding MBL fold metallo-hydrolase, which yields MSYDRFAPGTGYVDVEYQGVPRLIATGVLETGDGLLLVDPGPAVSLDGLRRNMEAAGFAFGDVAGLLLTHIHLDHAGATGTLVKAHPGLRVYVHEIGARHLIDPARLLASARRIYGDAMETLWGEVLPVPEASVVRLRGGEALSPGGRTLRVAYTPGHAVHHVSYLDEASGTVFAGDVAGMRVTGDPVVVPVTPPPDVSLEAWQASLDVLRRWHPERLFVTHFGPSEDVAWHLDTLAGQLTAWAERVRHTLDAAGDDAARATVFEKTVLDELRATLPPGRRRPYEIFAQPAGSWYGLARYWRKRG from the coding sequence ATGTCGTACGACCGCTTTGCGCCGGGGACGGGGTATGTGGATGTCGAATACCAGGGCGTGCCGCGGCTCATCGCCACGGGCGTGCTCGAGACCGGGGACGGGCTGCTGCTCGTCGATCCCGGGCCGGCGGTCTCCCTCGATGGGCTGCGGCGCAACATGGAAGCGGCCGGCTTTGCCTTCGGCGACGTGGCGGGGCTGCTCCTGACGCACATCCACCTCGACCACGCCGGCGCGACCGGCACGCTGGTGAAGGCGCATCCGGGCCTGCGGGTGTATGTGCACGAGATCGGGGCCCGGCACCTGATCGATCCTGCGCGGTTGCTCGCGAGTGCCCGCCGGATCTACGGGGACGCGATGGAGACCCTGTGGGGCGAGGTGCTCCCCGTGCCCGAAGCCAGCGTCGTGCGGCTGCGGGGCGGCGAGGCGCTTTCGCCCGGCGGACGCACGCTCCGGGTGGCCTACACGCCGGGCCATGCCGTCCACCACGTCAGCTATCTCGACGAAGCCAGCGGTACGGTCTTCGCCGGCGACGTGGCCGGGATGCGCGTCACCGGCGACCCGGTGGTGGTGCCCGTCACGCCGCCGCCGGACGTCAGCCTGGAGGCGTGGCAGGCCAGCCTGGACGTGCTGAGACGCTGGCACCCCGAACGCCTCTTCGTGACCCACTTCGGTCCCTCGGAGGACGTCGCCTGGCACCTCGATACGCTGGCCGGGCAGCTGACGGCGTGGGCGGAGCGGGTGCGCCACACCCTCGACGCCGCAGGCGACGACGCCGCCCGGGCGACGGTCTTCGAAAAAACCGTCCTCGATGAACTCCGGGCGACGCTCCCGCCCGGGCGACGGCGCCCGTATGAAATCTTCGCCCAGCCGGCCGGAAGCTGGTATGGCCTGGCCCGGTACTGGCGCAAGCGCGGGTGA
- a CDS encoding BrxA/BrxB family bacilliredoxin, with product MPYPEALVAPMRAELTRLGVEELHTAAEVDAAFEAAEDQTMVLVINSVCGCAAANARPAVALAMQHTVQPDKYVTVFAGQDLEATAQARKYLAGIPPSSPFIALFRNGDPVFVLERRHIEGRSASAIAMDLVRAYDRFCGDEAPDVDEPERPGIAEAPSASPDLPSTFRSIL from the coding sequence ATGCCTTATCCCGAAGCACTCGTTGCCCCGATGCGGGCGGAACTGACCCGGCTCGGTGTGGAAGAACTGCACACCGCGGCCGAAGTGGACGCTGCCTTCGAGGCCGCCGAGGATCAGACTATGGTGCTCGTGATCAACTCGGTCTGCGGCTGTGCCGCCGCCAACGCCCGCCCGGCCGTGGCCCTGGCCATGCAACACACCGTGCAGCCGGACAAATACGTCACCGTGTTTGCCGGGCAGGACCTCGAGGCGACGGCGCAGGCACGCAAATACCTGGCCGGCATTCCGCCGTCCTCGCCGTTCATCGCCCTGTTCCGGAACGGGGACCCCGTGTTCGTGCTCGAACGGCGTCACATCGAAGGGCGTTCGGCCAGCGCCATCGCCATGGACCTCGTCCGCGCCTATGACCGGTTCTGCGGGGACGAGGCGCCGGACGTCGACGAGCCGGAGCGACCCGGCATCGCCGAGGCGCCGTCCGCCTCGCCGGATCTGCCCTCCACGTTCCGCTCGATCCTCTGA
- a CDS encoding cation:proton antiporter: protein MQQIVIGIVSVIVLGISAQWLAWRFKLPSILLLLVFGFLAGPVTRLLPPESLQSDWVFAFVSLSIGIILFEGGLSLRLPELREVGKVVFNLITIGVLVTWVLAGLAAYYVAGFNLGLSIQIGAILTVTGPTVVVPLLRHVRPSGRVGAVAKWEGITVDPVGAILAVLVLETILLLNQGASVVEAGGGVSNAAVHAVEGLLLTIAISVGISVIGAALLILVLHRRLVPDYLQSSIALMVVVGTFALSNVLQEESGLLEVTLMGIMMANQKYVPVRRITEFKEDLQVLLIACLFIVLSARLELEALDYLDERALLFLGLLVLVVRPVAVWLSSLRTNLNWREKVFLSWMAPRGIVAAAVASLFAFRLEPIYPGQVDGLVPVVFLVIVGTVTVYGLTISPLARYLGLAEPNPQGVLMLGAHLWARRMAALLQELGFKVLLIDSNLDNVERARRGHLPAVPVNALSESVLDELDLSGMGRFLALTPNDEVNALAALHFAEVFESTSVYQLAGRPENLRDPRNELPSHLRGRPLFGGHVTFSMLNDRFNQGGELAVVELSEKRTFEALQAEYDGDVVLLFVVRNGNLIVNAEEGQVTPQPGDRVMVFLPPRIREQAEAAEVSFEHLVTRAFVLDLEEALPFEELVEEVAALFAQRLPVTAARLARGFLDGARYGGMPVTRGMALPHLRVPEIEEPELVLVRCRDGIHAPRYEAEGAGEENGGEAGHAEKVYAVFFLVSPEDNPGKHLRTLANLASRIDESGFRDRWLAAGDAFQLKETLLDRDHYLVVTIREDDETSAFAGRDVEDLNLPPNCAVALVQRQGKQFTPSGYTQLHTGDRIIIVGDVAGIRALRDRLHRRAARRRTPVN, encoded by the coding sequence ATGCAGCAGATTGTCATTGGCATCGTAAGCGTGATCGTGCTCGGGATCAGCGCGCAATGGCTGGCCTGGCGCTTCAAGCTGCCGTCGATCCTGTTGCTGCTGGTCTTCGGTTTTCTGGCCGGGCCGGTGACGCGGTTGCTGCCGCCGGAATCGCTGCAGAGCGACTGGGTGTTTGCGTTCGTCTCGCTCTCGATCGGTATCATCCTGTTCGAGGGCGGGCTCAGCCTGCGCCTGCCCGAGCTGCGCGAGGTGGGCAAGGTGGTGTTCAACCTGATCACCATCGGGGTGCTGGTGACGTGGGTGCTGGCCGGGCTGGCGGCCTACTATGTGGCCGGCTTCAACCTGGGGCTCTCCATCCAGATCGGCGCCATCCTGACGGTCACCGGCCCGACGGTCGTCGTCCCGCTGTTGCGGCATGTGCGCCCCTCGGGGCGGGTCGGGGCGGTGGCCAAGTGGGAGGGCATCACCGTCGATCCGGTCGGGGCGATTCTGGCCGTGCTCGTGCTGGAGACCATCCTCCTGCTGAACCAGGGGGCGTCGGTGGTGGAAGCGGGGGGCGGGGTGAGCAATGCCGCGGTGCATGCCGTCGAAGGGTTGCTGCTGACGATCGCCATCAGCGTCGGAATCAGTGTCATCGGCGCGGCCCTGCTGATCCTGGTCTTGCATCGTCGCCTCGTGCCGGACTATCTCCAGAGCTCCATTGCCCTGATGGTCGTTGTGGGAACGTTCGCCCTGTCGAACGTGCTGCAGGAGGAATCCGGCCTGCTGGAGGTGACGCTGATGGGCATCATGATGGCGAACCAGAAGTACGTCCCGGTACGCCGGATCACCGAGTTCAAAGAGGATCTGCAGGTGCTGTTGATCGCCTGCCTGTTCATCGTCCTGAGTGCCCGGCTCGAACTGGAGGCCCTGGACTACCTGGACGAGCGGGCCCTGCTCTTCCTGGGGTTGCTGGTTCTGGTGGTCCGGCCCGTGGCGGTCTGGCTGTCCTCGCTGCGAACCAACCTCAACTGGCGGGAGAAGGTGTTTCTTTCCTGGATGGCGCCGCGCGGGATCGTGGCCGCGGCGGTGGCCTCGCTCTTTGCCTTTCGTCTCGAACCCATCTATCCCGGGCAGGTCGACGGGCTGGTACCCGTCGTGTTTCTCGTGATCGTCGGCACGGTGACCGTCTACGGGCTGACCATTTCGCCGCTGGCGCGGTATCTGGGGCTGGCCGAGCCGAACCCGCAGGGGGTGCTTATGCTGGGGGCGCACCTCTGGGCCCGGCGCATGGCCGCCCTGTTGCAGGAGCTCGGCTTCAAGGTGCTGCTGATCGACTCGAACCTCGACAACGTCGAGCGGGCCCGGCGCGGCCATCTGCCGGCCGTGCCGGTGAACGCCCTCTCGGAGTCGGTTCTCGACGAACTTGACCTCAGCGGCATGGGGCGCTTCCTGGCGCTGACGCCCAACGATGAGGTGAACGCCCTGGCTGCGTTGCATTTCGCCGAGGTCTTCGAGAGCACGTCGGTGTATCAGCTGGCCGGGCGCCCCGAAAACCTGCGCGACCCCCGAAACGAGCTGCCCTCGCACCTGCGCGGCCGGCCCCTCTTCGGGGGGCACGTGACGTTTTCGATGCTGAACGATCGTTTCAACCAGGGCGGCGAACTGGCGGTCGTGGAGCTGTCCGAGAAGCGGACGTTCGAAGCCCTGCAGGCCGAGTACGACGGCGATGTGGTGCTGCTCTTCGTGGTCCGCAACGGGAACCTGATCGTCAACGCCGAGGAGGGGCAGGTGACCCCGCAGCCCGGGGACCGGGTGATGGTCTTTCTGCCGCCGCGCATCCGGGAGCAGGCCGAGGCGGCCGAGGTGTCGTTCGAGCACCTGGTCACCCGGGCCTTTGTACTGGATCTGGAGGAGGCGCTTCCGTTCGAGGAACTCGTGGAGGAGGTGGCGGCCCTGTTTGCCCAGCGGCTCCCCGTGACGGCGGCCCGGCTGGCCCGTGGTTTCCTCGACGGGGCCCGCTACGGGGGGATGCCCGTGACGCGCGGCATGGCCCTGCCGCACCTGCGGGTACCCGAGATCGAAGAGCCCGAGCTGGTGCTGGTGCGCTGCCGGGACGGCATACACGCGCCCCGCTACGAGGCCGAGGGAGCCGGTGAGGAGAACGGCGGCGAGGCCGGGCATGCCGAAAAGGTCTATGCCGTCTTTTTCCTGGTCAGTCCCGAAGACAACCCCGGCAAGCACCTGCGCACCCTGGCCAACCTGGCCTCGCGGATCGACGAGTCCGGCTTTCGGGACCGCTGGTTGGCCGCCGGGGATGCCTTTCAACTCAAGGAGACGCTGCTCGACCGGGATCACTACCTGGTCGTCACCATCCGGGAAGACGACGAGACGTCCGCCTTCGCCGGCCGGGACGTCGAGGACCTGAACCTGCCGCCGAACTGTGCCGTCGCGCTGGTGCAGCGACAGGGCAAACAGTTTACGCCCAGCGGTTATACCCAGCTCCACACGGGGGACCGGATCATCATAGTCGGCGACGTGGCCGGGATTCGGGCCCTGCGGGATCGCCTGCACCGGCGGGCAGCCCGCCGGCGGACTCCGGTGAATTAA
- a CDS encoding lipopolysaccharide biosynthesis protein, with the protein MMRPLLRTLGRLTRPFTHLFAPGSFRTSVLTLLSGTALALALAYLARPVLTRLYTPAAFGLADVFVALVGMLLPLASLRYEDALMLPEDDREAVSVLGLSALLTGAFVLVTAGLLFWRDDLAAWLGAPALAPWLWLLPPALLAMRAAKLAEVWLTRNKRFRPISAGQVTQTATMVLTRIGAGLPPWRAGAGGLIGGFVLGHAAAAVVLAGAVLYRSAPLLRNALRWTPMWAAARRYRRFPAFSMPSALLGALVTRLPFLLLLAFFDQAVVGHFGLAFNALLIPLSLIGGAVAQVFFVHAAEAHRHGTLPDLTATVHRRLVMAGLFPTLALLLAGPDVFAFVFSEAWRTAGSYVQRVGPWLFLSAVASPLTRLFDVLERQRLDLLTSLLMFLVLVGALVIGGRSGNAGFCLLLVGIAGGAARLGQLLVLLRLGAVPWPAVLRPYGRYLLLGLPGLGLIAAALPAGHPWLTTLALAAGGLTYGLLVLRYDRLLAPGAR; encoded by the coding sequence ATGATGCGCCCGCTGCTCCGCACGTTAGGCCGCCTCACACGGCCCTTCACCCACCTGTTTGCCCCCGGCAGCTTTCGCACCTCGGTTCTGACCCTGCTCTCCGGCACGGCGCTGGCGCTGGCGCTGGCCTATCTGGCCCGGCCGGTGCTCACCCGGCTGTATACGCCGGCCGCCTTCGGGCTGGCAGACGTCTTCGTGGCCCTCGTCGGGATGCTGCTGCCACTGGCCTCTCTGCGCTACGAAGACGCGCTGATGCTGCCGGAAGACGACCGGGAAGCCGTTTCGGTGCTGGGCCTGTCGGCGCTGCTTACCGGCGCGTTCGTACTCGTTACCGCCGGCCTGCTGTTCTGGCGTGACGACCTGGCGGCCTGGCTGGGAGCTCCGGCACTGGCCCCCTGGCTGTGGCTCCTCCCGCCGGCCTTGCTCGCCATGCGAGCCGCCAAGCTGGCCGAGGTCTGGCTGACCCGGAACAAACGCTTTCGCCCGATCTCGGCAGGCCAGGTGACACAGACCGCCACCATGGTGCTCACCCGCATCGGGGCCGGGCTGCCGCCGTGGCGGGCCGGCGCCGGCGGCCTCATCGGCGGCTTCGTCCTCGGGCACGCAGCCGCGGCGGTAGTACTCGCAGGTGCCGTCCTCTACCGGAGCGCCCCCCTGCTTCGCAACGCACTCCGGTGGACACCGATGTGGGCGGCGGCCCGGCGCTACCGGCGCTTTCCGGCCTTCTCCATGCCTTCGGCCCTGCTCGGCGCCCTCGTCACCCGGCTGCCGTTCCTGCTGCTGCTCGCCTTCTTCGATCAGGCAGTGGTGGGCCATTTCGGCCTCGCGTTCAACGCCCTGCTCATCCCGCTGAGCCTGATCGGCGGGGCCGTCGCGCAGGTCTTTTTCGTCCATGCCGCCGAAGCCCACCGCCACGGCACCCTGCCCGACCTGACGGCCACCGTCCACCGGCGGCTCGTCATGGCCGGCCTGTTCCCGACCCTGGCCCTCCTGCTCGCGGGACCGGACGTGTTCGCCTTCGTCTTCAGCGAGGCCTGGCGCACGGCGGGTTCGTACGTGCAACGGGTGGGTCCCTGGCTCTTCCTGTCCGCCGTCGCCTCTCCCCTGACCCGCCTCTTCGACGTCCTCGAACGCCAGCGCCTCGACCTGCTCACGAGCCTGCTGATGTTCCTCGTGCTGGTCGGGGCCCTCGTCATCGGGGGGCGCAGCGGCAATGCCGGCTTCTGCCTCCTGCTCGTCGGCATCGCGGGCGGCGCGGCGCGGCTGGGCCAGTTGCTCGTCCTGCTGCGGCTCGGGGCCGTCCCGTGGCCGGCCGTCCTGCGCCCCTACGGCCGCTACCTCCTTCTCGGCCTGCCCGGCCTCGGCCTCATTGCCGCCGCGCTCCCGGCCGGGCATCCCTGGCTCACGACGCTGGCCCTCGCCGCCGGCGGGCTCACCTACGGCCTGCTCGTGCTGCGATACGACCGGCTCCTCGCCCCCGGCGCCCGTTAA